In Acinetobacter pittii, one genomic interval encodes:
- a CDS encoding amino acid permease: MTTARHSDTENSPDHLQRKLSNRHLQLIAIGGAIGTGLFMGSGKTISLAGPSILLIYMIIGGMFFFLMRAMGELLLANLHYKSFVDMAHDLIGPWAGYYLGWTYWLGWVLVGIADLSAVINYLSFWLPDGTSFSPIQQAMISAGCVLFVMGLNLLTVRLFGEIEFWFALIKILAIIGLIGVGGYMIFSHFQAPQGAVASFSNVWSHGGLFPKGTEGFLAGFQIAVFAFVGVELVGTTAAETKDPQKNLPKAINAIPVRIILFYVLALFIVMSVTPWDHIRADKSPFVELFLNAGIPVSAIIMNLVVLSSVMSSMNSGVFSTSRMLFGLSKDGQAPGAFGRLSKRAVPSNGLIFSCIFIMGGAVLQYFVPNTMEAFTLASSLCVILFISVWSLIMVCYLRYRKLRPELHEKSTFKMPGGVWMSYIVLAFMLFTLVILALEPDTLKALYVSPVWLVILGVTYHVLYKPRMKKLGRELVNNH, translated from the coding sequence ATGACAACGGCTCGTCATTCAGATACAGAAAATTCTCCTGATCATCTGCAACGAAAACTGTCTAACCGTCATTTACAACTGATTGCTATTGGCGGTGCAATTGGAACCGGCCTATTTATGGGTTCGGGCAAAACTATCTCCCTCGCTGGTCCTTCAATTCTTTTAATCTATATGATTATTGGAGGCATGTTCTTTTTCTTAATGCGTGCAATGGGCGAGTTGCTCCTTGCAAATCTGCATTACAAATCTTTTGTTGATATGGCTCATGACTTGATTGGTCCTTGGGCTGGTTATTATTTGGGCTGGACTTATTGGTTAGGCTGGGTGCTGGTCGGTATTGCGGACCTTTCAGCGGTCATTAACTATTTGAGCTTCTGGCTGCCCGATGGGACAAGCTTCTCTCCAATACAGCAGGCCATGATTAGTGCAGGCTGTGTATTGTTTGTGATGGGTCTTAACCTACTGACAGTACGCCTATTTGGTGAAATCGAATTCTGGTTTGCACTCATTAAGATTCTGGCCATTATTGGCCTGATTGGGGTGGGTGGCTATATGATTTTTAGCCATTTCCAAGCTCCGCAAGGCGCTGTAGCAAGTTTTAGTAACGTTTGGTCGCATGGCGGTTTATTCCCGAAAGGTACGGAAGGTTTCTTAGCAGGATTCCAGATTGCCGTGTTTGCTTTTGTCGGGGTTGAATTGGTTGGTACTACTGCTGCTGAAACCAAAGATCCCCAAAAGAACTTACCGAAAGCAATTAACGCGATTCCGGTACGTATTATTTTGTTCTATGTGCTCGCACTTTTTATTGTGATGTCAGTAACGCCTTGGGATCATATTCGTGCAGACAAAAGTCCGTTTGTTGAGTTGTTCTTAAATGCGGGTATTCCTGTTTCTGCCATCATCATGAACTTGGTGGTGCTATCTTCAGTCATGTCTTCAATGAACAGCGGCGTGTTTTCAACCAGTCGTATGCTGTTCGGTTTATCAAAAGATGGTCAGGCACCGGGAGCATTTGGTCGCTTATCAAAACGTGCAGTTCCGTCGAACGGCTTAATCTTCTCATGTATTTTTATTATGGGCGGGGCAGTGCTTCAGTACTTTGTTCCTAACACCATGGAAGCATTTACCTTGGCAAGTTCACTTTGTGTGATTCTATTCATTAGTGTCTGGAGTCTCATCATGGTGTGCTATTTACGCTATCGTAAATTACGTCCTGAATTACATGAAAAATCGACTTTCAAAATGCCGGGCGGCGTTTGGATGAGTTATATCGTTTTGGCATTTATGCTTTTCACTTTAGTCATCTTGGCGCTAGAACCCGATACTTTAAAGGCGTTATATGTCAGTCCAGTATGGTTAGTCATTTTAGGTGTTACCTATCATGTGTTGTATAAACCACGGATGAAAAAATTAGGACGTGAACTCGTCAACAATCATTAA
- a CDS encoding RidA family protein, which yields MSNSDIQKINTNEVMSAVTVFNKVVYLSGQVPKNTEQDVAGQTREILATIDELLALANTDKSRLLSAQLYLKNLSDFSTVNAIWVDWLKGCVAPSRATIQADLVNPDWLIEIAVTAAQK from the coding sequence ATGTCGAATTCAGATATACAAAAGATCAATACTAATGAAGTCATGAGCGCCGTGACTGTTTTTAACAAAGTAGTTTATCTGTCAGGTCAGGTCCCTAAAAATACCGAGCAAGACGTGGCAGGCCAAACTCGTGAAATTCTTGCAACGATTGATGAACTGTTGGCATTAGCCAATACAGATAAATCTCGCTTGCTCTCTGCGCAGCTCTATTTAAAAAATCTTTCTGACTTTTCAACTGTAAATGCAATTTGGGTTGACTGGTTAAAAGGGTGTGTTGCTCCATCACGTGCCACAATTCAGGCCGATTTGGTCAATCCTGACTGGCTCATTGAAATTGCCGTGACGGCAGCACAAAAGTAA
- the alr gene encoding alanine racemase: MPRPITAVIHRQALQNNLAVVRKAMPNSKVFAVVKANAYGHGIERVYEAFKAADGFALLDLDEAKRIRALGWTGPILLLEGIFSPQDLFDCVQYQLSFTIHSEAQIEWVEKHPYPAQFDVCLKMNSGMNRLGFKPQHYVQAWERLNSLANVSKITHMMHFSDADGDRFGQQGIDYQITAFEEIIKDLPGERSVSNSAAILRYQDQLKSDYARSGIMLYGSSPDYPTHSIADWGLQPTMSLRSEIISVQHLEPNESVGYGSNFVAEQPMTIGIVACGYADGYQRISPTGTPVLVDSVLTRTIGRVSMDMLAVDLTGIESAKVGSEVVLWGQSSTGVVLPIDDVAVSSGTVGYELMCAVTARVQFINQV, encoded by the coding sequence ATGCCTCGTCCTATTACCGCAGTGATCCACCGTCAAGCCTTACAAAATAACTTGGCGGTGGTACGCAAGGCTATGCCAAATAGTAAGGTCTTTGCTGTTGTAAAAGCCAATGCTTATGGACACGGAATTGAACGTGTTTATGAGGCATTTAAAGCAGCAGATGGCTTTGCCTTACTTGATCTTGATGAAGCAAAACGAATTCGTGCTCTAGGTTGGACAGGTCCAATCTTGTTGCTCGAAGGGATTTTCTCTCCTCAAGATCTATTTGATTGTGTGCAATATCAGCTCAGTTTTACCATTCATAGTGAAGCGCAAATCGAGTGGGTTGAAAAGCATCCTTATCCTGCTCAATTTGATGTTTGCCTAAAAATGAACAGTGGTATGAACCGTCTCGGTTTTAAACCACAGCACTATGTGCAGGCTTGGGAACGTTTAAATAGCTTGGCAAATGTGTCCAAGATTACCCACATGATGCATTTTTCAGATGCAGATGGCGATCGTTTTGGCCAGCAGGGTATCGATTATCAAATTACTGCATTTGAAGAAATTATTAAAGATTTACCGGGTGAAAGGTCGGTAAGTAATAGCGCGGCAATTCTGCGTTATCAAGACCAGCTCAAATCAGACTATGCACGTAGCGGCATCATGCTCTATGGCAGCTCGCCAGACTACCCGACGCATAGTATTGCGGACTGGGGCTTACAACCGACCATGAGCTTACGCAGTGAAATTATTTCTGTTCAACATTTAGAACCGAATGAAAGTGTCGGTTATGGCTCAAACTTTGTGGCAGAACAGCCCATGACGATTGGGATTGTGGCTTGTGGTTATGCCGATGGTTATCAGCGTATTTCACCAACAGGTACGCCTGTTTTAGTGGACTCTGTCCTCACTCGTACAATTGGCCGCGTCAGCATGGATATGTTGGCAGTCGATTTAACAGGCATTGAGAGTGCCAAAGTCGGCAGTGAAGTCGTGCTTTGGGGCCAATCAAGTACAGGCGTCGTTTTACCTATTGATGATGTCGCAGTTTCATCCGGTACGGTGGGCTATGAACTGATGTGTGCTGTCACCGCCCGTGTTCAATTTATTAATCAGGTATAA
- the dadA gene encoding D-amino acid dehydrogenase: MRVIVLGSGVIGVASAYYLAQQGAEVTVLDRQSGPAEETSFGNAGQISPGYSTPWAAPGIPFKAVKWMFQHHAPLAINLDGSMWQLQWMAQMLKNCNPQSYAVNKERMMRVAEYSRDCLRELRKDTGINYENRAKGTLQLFRKEAQMEAVQRDISVLEECGVSYELLNGNELGRVEPALANTQDKLVGGLHLPNDETGDCYLFTNALAQIAKELGVNFQFNQNVEKLIVEGDEIKGVQVNGKVLTADRYVLAFGSYSRDFLKPLDLQLPVYPVKGYSLTIPIVDPAFAPQSTVLDETYKIAITRFDQRIRVGGMAELSGFNLGLNEDRRATLQMVTQDLFPGGDMAQASFWTGLRPMTPDSTPIIGATRFKNLFLNTGHGTLGWTMACGSGKLISDIVLNHKTEISTDGLSIQRYSQAHAA, from the coding sequence ATGCGCGTAATTGTTTTAGGTAGCGGCGTTATTGGAGTGGCAAGTGCCTATTATCTAGCTCAACAAGGAGCTGAGGTTACTGTTCTCGATCGCCAGTCAGGTCCTGCTGAAGAGACAAGTTTTGGTAACGCAGGGCAAATTTCGCCTGGGTATTCGACCCCTTGGGCAGCACCAGGAATTCCTTTTAAAGCTGTGAAGTGGATGTTCCAACACCATGCACCGCTTGCCATTAATTTAGATGGCAGCATGTGGCAGTTACAGTGGATGGCGCAAATGCTGAAAAACTGTAATCCACAAAGTTATGCTGTGAACAAAGAACGTATGATGCGCGTGGCTGAATACAGCCGTGATTGCTTACGTGAGCTTAGAAAAGATACAGGCATTAATTACGAAAACCGCGCTAAAGGTACTTTGCAGCTATTTCGTAAAGAAGCTCAAATGGAAGCGGTTCAACGCGACATTAGCGTGCTTGAAGAGTGCGGCGTAAGCTACGAATTATTAAATGGCAACGAACTTGGTCGTGTAGAACCAGCGTTGGCAAATACGCAAGATAAACTGGTTGGTGGTTTACATTTACCAAATGACGAGACAGGTGACTGTTATTTGTTTACCAATGCTTTAGCTCAAATTGCCAAAGAGTTGGGGGTTAACTTCCAGTTCAACCAAAACGTAGAAAAATTGATTGTAGAAGGCGATGAAATTAAGGGCGTTCAGGTCAATGGTAAGGTCTTAACTGCAGATCGTTATGTCCTAGCGTTTGGTAGCTATTCACGTGATTTCTTGAAACCACTTGATCTACAGTTGCCTGTATATCCTGTGAAAGGTTATTCGTTGACCATTCCTATTGTTGACCCTGCTTTTGCTCCGCAATCTACAGTGCTGGATGAAACCTATAAAATTGCGATTACTCGTTTCGACCAACGTATTCGCGTAGGCGGTATGGCAGAGTTAAGCGGTTTCAATTTAGGTTTAAATGAAGACCGCCGTGCAACTTTGCAAATGGTGACTCAGGACTTGTTCCCGGGCGGCGATATGGCACAGGCGTCTTTCTGGACTGGTTTGCGTCCAATGACGCCTGACAGTACTCCAATTATTGGTGCGACTCGCTTTAAAAATCTGTTCTTGAATACAGGTCACGGTACTTTAGGTTGGACCATGGCATGTGGTTCAGGAAAATTAATCAGTGACATCGTATTGAATCATAAGACTGAAATCAGTACCGATGGTCTTTCAATTCAGCGTTATTCACAAGCGCATGCTGCATAA
- a CDS encoding Lrp/AsnC ligand binding domain-containing protein, translating into MRPLDRIDRMILDILQREGRIAISELASRVNLSTTPCSERVKRLERDGIIMGYYARLNPAYVDRNLLVFLEIKLSAKSGDVFDQVARDLVEIPEVLECHLISGEFDYLVKARLKEMSAYRRLLGDLLKKLPASASSHSYVVMEEVKETLYLDVSK; encoded by the coding sequence ATGCGCCCCTTAGATCGTATAGATCGCATGATTCTGGACATTTTGCAGCGTGAAGGACGAATTGCGATTAGTGAATTGGCATCGAGAGTCAACCTGTCGACCACCCCTTGTTCAGAGCGTGTAAAACGCCTTGAGCGCGATGGTATTATCATGGGTTATTACGCCCGTCTAAACCCAGCTTACGTAGACCGTAACCTTCTCGTGTTTTTAGAAATTAAGTTATCTGCCAAATCTGGTGATGTATTTGATCAAGTGGCCAGAGACCTCGTTGAGATTCCTGAAGTGCTCGAATGTCATCTTATTTCAGGTGAATTTGACTACCTTGTAAAAGCGCGTTTAAAAGAAATGAGCGCATACCGCCGCTTATTAGGTGATCTATTAAAGAAACTTCCCGCTTCGGCATCTTCACACAGTTATGTCGTCATGGAAGAAGTGAAAGAAACTCTATATCTCGATGTAAGCAAGTAA
- a CDS encoding DUF1624 domain-containing protein: protein MSIEKNIERLQSIDALRGLVIIIMLLDHVRETFYLHKQVTDPMDVTVTEPALFGSRLLAHICAPVFVLLTGISAFLFQSKKQDLQQTRAFLLKRGLFLIVLELTLVNFAWTATFPPEVIYLQVIWAIGISMVVLACCVSLPLPILAGIALVIIFGHNLLDSVHFSQGILQNIWFVLHDRGWLEFAGIKLRTSYPVLPWIGVILLGYVLGQFFSSKYNAKQRTSALLSLGLASIGLFVLLRFINVYGDQPWQHFESLQLTLMSFFNLTKYPPSLLFILLNVGIGLIVLVAFERMQQYSFLKPLVVFGSVPMFFYLLHLYVLKLIYVFALNMWGANYGNYLSVNHVWMLWLITIALSFALYPAVKWFSKFKHQNKHISILKYF, encoded by the coding sequence ATGTCTATAGAAAAGAATATTGAACGTTTACAGTCGATTGATGCATTGCGTGGTCTGGTCATCATCATTATGTTGCTCGACCATGTAAGAGAAACTTTCTATTTACATAAACAAGTTACCGATCCAATGGACGTAACAGTAACAGAACCGGCTTTATTTGGCAGTCGATTATTGGCACATATTTGCGCTCCGGTTTTTGTACTTTTAACCGGAATTTCCGCTTTTTTATTTCAATCAAAAAAACAAGATTTACAGCAAACGCGTGCTTTTCTATTAAAACGTGGCTTATTTTTGATTGTGCTAGAGCTTACCCTTGTGAACTTTGCGTGGACAGCGACTTTTCCACCTGAAGTCATTTATTTACAGGTGATTTGGGCGATAGGTATTAGCATGGTGGTGTTAGCTTGCTGTGTAAGTTTGCCTTTGCCAATTCTTGCAGGTATAGCGTTGGTCATTATTTTTGGGCACAACCTGCTAGATTCAGTACACTTCTCACAAGGTATATTGCAAAATATATGGTTCGTTTTACATGACCGTGGCTGGCTTGAGTTTGCGGGCATAAAACTGCGTACAAGCTATCCTGTTTTGCCTTGGATTGGGGTGATTTTATTAGGTTACGTTTTAGGTCAGTTCTTTAGTTCAAAATATAATGCAAAGCAAAGAACCAGCGCTTTACTCAGCCTTGGTTTAGCAAGTATTGGGTTGTTTGTTTTACTACGTTTTATCAATGTCTATGGTGACCAGCCGTGGCAACATTTTGAGTCATTACAACTAACATTAATGAGCTTTTTTAACCTCACCAAGTATCCACCATCTTTACTGTTTATTTTGTTAAATGTTGGGATCGGTTTGATTGTGTTGGTTGCTTTTGAGCGAATGCAGCAATACTCGTTTTTAAAACCATTGGTGGTGTTTGGTTCAGTGCCTATGTTTTTTTATTTATTGCACTTATATGTTTTAAAATTGATCTATGTGTTTGCACTAAATATGTGGGGAGCTAACTACGGAAACTATTTGTCGGTCAACCATGTGTGGATGCTGTGGCTAATTACGATTGCGCTGTCTTTCGCCCTCTATCCAGCGGTTAAATGGTTCTCGAAATTTAAACATCAAAATAAACATATTTCGATTTTAAAATATTTCTAA
- a CDS encoding TonB-dependent siderophore receptor, with the protein MRHKLGLLSSLGLSFISTLTWGEETSTVLETIRVQAESTREDVSQNSSATKFTHDVLDVPFNRAYLSKQIMEQQDVQRIDDALSLVSGVFHQNSFGGGFWDNYSFRGFSTDPNLGAAMIRNGLSVNRGINAPKDVVNIESLEFLKGPMAALYGRGETGGLLNLNSKKPLWESGSELNLRANTQEQYRISLEHTAPINDELAYRLAVAHEDNQSFRDHVSSERWFFSPQLTWKISDQTQLDFDSEFTEHKGTFDRGVSTVNHQFVMDPKTFTGEPDDGDLKIKDYFYQLRLSHEFNPDWKLNSAVNYKDAQMVGFATEPRRIQADGRTLERQRRYRDYTSEDVLAQTELLGKVDTSWARHEILLSTELGQLDYKQNQLRRNHSTGSPNTIDIYQPEYGKYLPNLAPFTNTKEQQRYFALNVQDQIFFNDQWSVLFGNRFDQVEQDFKNHLTQTESNQTLHQNSPRFGVNFKASEQWAFYTNYGRSFAMNSGMNRNGQTFAPEKGESYEVGTKYKINDQSVLSLALFKMKKQNVLTTDPIDSNFQTAAGEVSSKGLEFDLNSQINDRWFVNANYSYTYAQIEKDQDLAKGARLSNVPKHQGSVSTNYEFLQEGPRKAGVGANLTYVGERSGHNLDNGFNLPSYTLVNLNGYYAPSDRLRYQLNVNNLFDKTYYVSSYSDLWVQPGEPLNASISAQWKF; encoded by the coding sequence ATGCGACACAAATTAGGATTGTTGTCTTCGTTAGGTCTATCATTTATATCGACACTCACTTGGGGAGAAGAAACATCAACGGTACTGGAGACCATACGTGTTCAGGCTGAAAGCACCCGAGAAGATGTGAGCCAAAATAGCTCGGCGACTAAATTTACTCACGATGTTTTAGATGTCCCTTTTAACCGTGCTTATCTTTCTAAACAAATAATGGAACAACAAGACGTTCAACGGATTGATGACGCATTAAGCTTGGTGAGCGGAGTTTTTCATCAAAATAGTTTTGGTGGTGGTTTTTGGGATAACTATTCTTTCCGTGGTTTTAGTACCGACCCCAATTTAGGTGCGGCTATGATTCGAAACGGTTTAAGTGTAAACCGAGGGATTAATGCGCCAAAAGATGTAGTGAACATTGAATCTTTAGAGTTTTTAAAAGGACCAATGGCAGCTTTATATGGTCGCGGCGAAACAGGGGGTTTACTCAATCTCAATAGTAAAAAACCACTGTGGGAAAGCGGAAGTGAACTTAATCTACGCGCCAATACCCAAGAACAATATCGAATTAGTCTGGAACATACTGCCCCTATAAACGATGAACTGGCTTATCGTTTAGCGGTGGCTCACGAAGATAATCAAAGCTTCCGCGACCATGTCAGCAGTGAACGTTGGTTCTTTTCACCACAGCTCACATGGAAAATTTCTGACCAAACTCAACTCGACTTTGACAGTGAATTTACAGAGCATAAAGGAACCTTTGACCGTGGCGTTAGCACAGTCAATCACCAGTTTGTGATGGACCCGAAAACCTTTACAGGTGAACCTGACGATGGCGATTTGAAAATAAAAGATTACTTTTACCAATTACGTCTAAGTCACGAATTTAACCCGGACTGGAAACTGAATAGTGCGGTCAACTATAAAGATGCTCAAATGGTTGGCTTTGCAACCGAACCACGGCGCATACAAGCTGACGGTCGTACTTTAGAGCGTCAACGTCGCTATCGTGATTATACAAGTGAAGATGTGCTGGCTCAGACAGAGTTACTTGGCAAGGTTGATACGTCATGGGCTCGTCATGAAATTTTACTTTCAACCGAGCTTGGTCAACTCGACTACAAACAAAACCAACTTCGTCGCAACCACAGCACAGGCTCACCAAACACAATTGATATTTACCAACCTGAATATGGCAAATATTTACCAAACCTAGCACCGTTTACCAACACCAAAGAACAGCAGCGTTATTTTGCGCTTAATGTACAAGACCAGATCTTTTTCAATGATCAGTGGAGTGTGCTTTTCGGCAACCGTTTTGATCAGGTCGAACAAGATTTTAAGAATCACCTAACTCAGACTGAAAGTAACCAGACCCTTCATCAAAATAGTCCGCGTTTCGGAGTAAATTTTAAAGCCTCTGAGCAATGGGCTTTTTATACCAACTATGGTCGCTCATTTGCCATGAATAGTGGTATGAACCGAAATGGACAGACTTTTGCTCCTGAAAAAGGCGAAAGCTACGAGGTCGGTACCAAATATAAAATAAACGACCAAAGTGTGCTGAGTCTCGCTTTGTTTAAAATGAAAAAACAAAACGTGCTAACGACAGACCCAATCGATAGTAACTTTCAAACCGCAGCAGGTGAAGTCAGTAGTAAAGGGCTTGAGTTTGACTTAAATAGTCAGATCAATGACCGCTGGTTCGTCAATGCTAACTATAGTTATACCTATGCCCAAATTGAAAAAGACCAAGACTTGGCAAAAGGTGCACGTCTAAGCAATGTTCCAAAACACCAAGGCTCCGTAAGTACTAATTATGAATTTCTACAAGAAGGTCCGAGAAAAGCAGGTGTAGGAGCTAACCTCACCTATGTTGGCGAGCGCAGCGGACATAACCTTGATAATGGCTTTAATTTACCGAGTTATACATTGGTCAATTTAAATGGCTACTATGCCCCATCTGATCGTTTACGCTATCAGCTCAATGTGAACAACCTGTTTGATAAAACTTACTATGTTTCAAGCTATAGCGATTTGTGGGTTCAACCAGGTGAACCACTTAATGCTTCAATCTCGGCACAATGGAAGTTTTAA
- a CDS encoding nuclear transport factor 2 family protein, translated as MNLSQKQIAVRFLELAAAGEVDEAYSNYTAPNFKHHNPYFAGDATSLKEGMRESAIETPNKVFDVQHVIEEGDLVAVHSKLEMQMNGLTTLAVVHICRFEKGKIAEFWDIGQVQPDPLINENGMF; from the coding sequence ATGAACTTATCTCAAAAACAAATTGCAGTACGGTTTTTAGAGCTTGCCGCAGCTGGTGAAGTTGATGAAGCCTATAGCAATTACACTGCGCCGAACTTCAAGCATCACAACCCTTATTTTGCAGGTGATGCGACTTCTTTGAAGGAAGGGATGCGTGAAAGTGCAATTGAAACTCCTAACAAAGTCTTTGATGTTCAACATGTCATTGAAGAGGGTGATTTGGTTGCTGTACATTCAAAACTTGAAATGCAAATGAACGGCTTAACCACCTTGGCTGTGGTTCATATTTGTCGTTTTGAAAAGGGTAAAATTGCTGAGTTTTGGGATATCGGTCAAGTACAGCCCGACCCCCTCATCAATGAAAATGGTATGTTTTAA
- a CDS encoding ribonuclease E inhibitor RraB, producing the protein MTRDYEQFPDDDNGNVLWQMAEDGDDLTELHEIEFSIAFQDQKNAEQCALYLLYQEQKVSLFQDDSVEPNEWVITIFVNMEPEYSDIVDLEQWFASIAEKFQGEYDGWGCMAYVFEEGEDEDDLLQ; encoded by the coding sequence ATGACTCGTGACTACGAACAATTTCCAGATGACGATAACGGCAACGTACTTTGGCAAATGGCTGAAGATGGGGATGATTTAACCGAGCTGCATGAAATTGAATTTTCTATTGCTTTTCAAGATCAGAAAAATGCAGAGCAATGCGCGCTCTATTTGCTTTACCAAGAACAAAAAGTTTCACTTTTCCAAGATGATTCTGTTGAGCCAAATGAATGGGTGATTACCATCTTTGTCAACATGGAACCTGAGTACTCAGATATTGTTGATTTAGAGCAATGGTTTGCCAGTATCGCTGAGAAATTTCAAGGCGAATATGATGGATGGGGCTGTATGGCTTATGTCTTCGAGGAAGGCGAAGATGAAGATGACCTGTTGCAGTAA
- a CDS encoding RluA family pseudouridine synthase: MPLNDNFVYAPPQDPLSVLFEDDDLIVVDKPAGLLSVMGRLPEHHDSAYLRVLEKFPLAKVTHRLDMATSGLLMFAKHRDAEVAVSKMFQARTVKKHYIALVQGQVAQEGSVEVPLITDWENRPRQIVHFELGKHAKTLFQPLAYDVQTDQSRVLLEPVTGRSHQLRVHMMHIGHPIMGDKLYHPEPKRFHLNRMALHAAYLAFQHPLKGTDVVIESQVPF; this comes from the coding sequence ATGCCTTTAAACGACAACTTTGTTTACGCTCCACCACAAGATCCGCTTTCAGTTTTATTTGAAGATGACGATTTAATTGTGGTTGATAAACCTGCGGGTTTGTTGTCGGTCATGGGACGTTTACCTGAGCATCATGACAGTGCTTATTTACGGGTGCTGGAAAAGTTCCCTTTGGCTAAGGTCACCCATCGTTTAGATATGGCGACCTCAGGCTTGCTTATGTTTGCCAAGCATCGCGATGCAGAAGTTGCTGTAAGTAAAATGTTTCAGGCCAGAACAGTCAAAAAACACTATATTGCTTTGGTTCAAGGCCAAGTCGCACAAGAGGGAAGCGTTGAAGTTCCGCTCATTACCGACTGGGAAAATCGCCCAAGACAAATTGTACATTTTGAACTAGGAAAACACGCTAAAACCTTGTTTCAGCCTTTGGCTTATGACGTTCAAACAGATCAAAGTCGAGTATTGCTTGAACCGGTAACAGGGCGTTCGCATCAGCTACGCGTGCACATGATGCATATTGGCCATCCGATTATGGGTGACAAGCTTTATCACCCTGAACCTAAACGTTTTCACTTAAACCGCATGGCATTACATGCTGCATATTTGGCTTTCCAACATCCTTTGAAAGGAACAGATGTGGTGATTGAGTCGCAAGTACCTTTTTAA
- a CDS encoding DUF1003 domain-containing protein: MENKNQCRQCAVCGKSFPLKDLVSGEVIRNVISDEILKDYPDWNYLSFICRADLADYRIKYVQSLLRSEKGELSNLENEVIGSMQRHELISRDTESDFDQNWTFGEKLADKIATFGGSWAFLICFALFLTGWIILNTVVMVVRPVDPYPFILLNLVLSCLAAIQAPIIMMSQNRQEAKDRLRSQHDYQINLKAELEIRHLHEKMDHLLSHQWERLAHIQEIQLDLLAEMNKKR, encoded by the coding sequence ATGGAGAATAAAAATCAGTGCCGGCAATGCGCCGTTTGTGGAAAGAGCTTTCCCTTAAAAGATCTGGTGTCTGGTGAAGTCATTCGTAATGTGATCAGTGATGAAATTTTAAAAGATTATCCAGATTGGAATTACTTAAGCTTTATTTGTCGGGCAGATCTGGCAGATTATCGAATTAAATATGTACAGTCTCTTTTACGTTCAGAAAAGGGTGAACTCTCTAATTTAGAAAATGAAGTCATTGGTAGTATGCAACGCCATGAGTTGATTAGCCGAGATACCGAATCAGATTTTGATCAAAACTGGACATTTGGAGAAAAGCTAGCAGATAAGATCGCAACCTTTGGTGGTAGCTGGGCGTTCCTGATTTGTTTTGCTTTATTTTTGACAGGTTGGATTATTTTAAACACGGTGGTAATGGTTGTACGTCCTGTAGACCCTTATCCCTTTATCTTGCTGAATTTAGTTTTGTCATGCTTAGCTGCAATTCAAGCGCCTATTATTATGATGAGCCAAAATCGCCAAGAAGCCAAAGATCGGCTGCGTTCCCAACATGATTATCAAATTAATTTAAAAGCTGAGCTTGAAATTCGCCATTTGCATGAAAAAATGGATCACCTTTTGTCGCATCAGTGGGAAAGGCTTGCGCATATTCAAGAAATTCAGCTTGATCTTTTAGCCGAAATGAATAAAAAACGATAA